The Changchengzhania lutea genomic sequence CAGCAGGAAAAACAACACCTACCAAAGTTGGTCAACTTGATGGTGCGACAGTTTTAGGGTATGTTTTTCCAACAAGTTTAAAACCTAGTGATGTTGGCTTTAATCAAACGGACGGAATTGTTGCACTTGCTCTAACATCACATCCCGATTTTGATGACACACCATTATGGGACGAGAATAGTGACCAAATATTTGATAACGATGGAATTATTTGGCATCCACATTGGGTAATTCTTCACGAGGACAAAAGAGTTGATGGAGGTCTTTCGGTTAAACAATTTAAGAAAGCAGATGAAACAGTTGTTTTACCACCAACAAACCCAGGAATGCCAATGTATATGGATTCACCAGGTTATCCTGTTACAACTAAAAACAACACTATAAAGGTAGTCGTACCAGATTATCGTATGAACAATAGAACAGACTTTAGTTGTGATGGTGTTACTGCATTTATGAAAGTAAATACAAGTAATGAAAATTTACCTATGCTCGGAGTTTACGAAGTTTTTAGTGTGGCAAGTGGAGATTTGTCATTACCATATAAGGTGAAAAACCAATAAAATGAAAGTAGCAGTTTGGGACACTTATGTAAAAATAGAAGATGGGAAAATTATGCACTTCGATATTCTCGTACCAAGTGAAATAAATGACGAACAGACCATATTTAACTTTGGTAAACATTATCTACAATCCAAGTCAGTTAAAACAGAACAATTAACCGCTAAAGAATGTCGTCTTTGTCATATTGAACAGGCTACAGAAGAAATAATTGCATCCATTGAAAAAAATGGTTATTCAATTATTGAAATGGAAAATTGTAATTAATTTAATTAGGATTACTAACTTTGCCTGTCGGACAAATTTCGGCAGGCTTTTTTTATGAAGAAAAGTACATTCAACCCAGAACAACAACAAAAGGATATTTCAAGTAAAATCGTTGCAGGATTGGAACGAGTTTCAGAAGTATTTAAAATCCTGCTATGGGAAAAAGCCAAATTGGTCGGTTTAAGTCCGATTCAAATTCAGATACTCATTTTCATAGCTTTTCACAAGAGAGAATTGTGCAATGTCAGCCATCTTGCCAAAGAATTTAATGTGACCAAGCCAACTGTAAGCGATGCAGTTAGGGTTTTGGATAAAAAAGGATTCATTGTAAAGGACTTTTCATCATCCGATAGTCGCAGTTATTCAATTTCGTTATCCGATTTGGGAAATGATATAATATCTCAAACCTATGATTTCTCAAGCCCATTAAAAAAACAAGTTGACAGCTTTTCGCAACCCGAATTAGAGAGTTTATTCGGAACTTTAAGCCAATTAATTTATAAATTAAACCGATACGGAATTTTGAGCGTACAGCGGACTTGTTATGGCTGTAAATTTTATCAAAAAAACCAGGAATCGGATTATTGTAATTTACTTCAAAAAGAATTATTAAACCGAGAGATTAGATTAGACTGTCCAGAATATGAAGAAAAAGCCAGTGGCTGACACCGTGTCCTATGAAAAGCACTAGCCTAGACTGTTCCCCTATTTTGATTAGACAATGCTTATGCGATAATCAAAGATAGTCTATAGGAAGCGAAATAACTCTGGGCAATATTCGTTATCTTTGTAACAAAACAATACCTAATAACAATGGACATTCAATTAGAAAAATATAAGTTAGTGGAGT encodes the following:
- a CDS encoding DUF2024 family protein, which translates into the protein MKVAVWDTYVKIEDGKIMHFDILVPSEINDEQTIFNFGKHYLQSKSVKTEQLTAKECRLCHIEQATEEIIASIEKNGYSIIEMENCN
- a CDS encoding MarR family transcriptional regulator, coding for MKKSTFNPEQQQKDISSKIVAGLERVSEVFKILLWEKAKLVGLSPIQIQILIFIAFHKRELCNVSHLAKEFNVTKPTVSDAVRVLDKKGFIVKDFSSSDSRSYSISLSDLGNDIISQTYDFSSPLKKQVDSFSQPELESLFGTLSQLIYKLNRYGILSVQRTCYGCKFYQKNQESDYCNLLQKELLNREIRLDCPEYEEKASG